One segment of Phragmites australis chromosome 13, lpPhrAust1.1, whole genome shotgun sequence DNA contains the following:
- the LOC133887927 gene encoding uncharacterized protein LOC133887927 has product MADARVIRLCAPATLASVLLLLVAAVFVATVAAAAGEPDPDAARTRSIVDCVTGCVTEAVGCAMRCADRRGGSEAPLCATACVQGHVGCLAGCGLQPAPAPPAA; this is encoded by the coding sequence ATGGCCGATGCCCGTGTCATCAGGCTGTGTGCGCCCGCCACGCTCGcctccgtcctcctcctcctcgtcgcagCGGTCTTCGTCGCCaccgttgccgccgccgcaggcgaGCCCGACCCGGACGCCGCGCGCACCCGGAGCATCGTGGACTGCGTGACGGGGTGCGTCACGGAGGCGGTAGGCTGCGCCATGAGGTGCGCGGACAGGCGCGGCGGCAGCGAGGCGCCTCTCTGCGCCACGGCCTGCGTCCAGGGCCACGTCGGCTGCCTCGCCGGCTGCGGCCTGcagcccgcgcccgcgccgccggccgcgtGA